Proteins encoded within one genomic window of Gemmatimonadaceae bacterium:
- a CDS encoding HAD-IC family P-type ATPase, which translates to MAVAARPLFDPPIVRRAVRDAFAKLAPRDIIRNPVMFVVFVGSILTTLVLVRDIAQHLPGVGFTLQIAVWLWFTVLFANFAEAMAQGRGKAQADSLRSARTQTVAKKLDDPTNKIAVLATPASQLRVGDFVICTPGDVIPGDGEVVEGVASVDESAITGESAPVIRESGGDRSAVTGGTKVLSDYLIIRITANQGETFLDRMIALVEGAMRQKTPNEIALTILLSGLTIVFLLAVATLAPFAAYSGTTVSMPVLISLLVCLIPTTIGGLLSAIGIAGMDRLIQQNVIAMSGRSVEAAGDVNTLLLDKTGTITLGNRQAVEFLPVFGVTVEHLADRAQLASLPDETPEGR; encoded by the coding sequence ATGGCCGTCGCTGCCCGTCCGCTGTTCGATCCGCCCATCGTGCGCCGCGCCGTGCGCGACGCGTTCGCCAAGCTCGCCCCGCGCGACATCATCCGGAATCCGGTCATGTTCGTGGTGTTCGTGGGCAGCATCCTCACCACGCTCGTCCTCGTGCGCGACATCGCGCAGCACCTGCCCGGCGTCGGGTTCACGCTCCAGATCGCCGTCTGGCTCTGGTTCACCGTGCTGTTCGCCAACTTCGCCGAAGCGATGGCGCAGGGGCGCGGCAAGGCCCAGGCCGATTCGCTCCGCTCGGCGCGCACGCAGACCGTGGCCAAGAAGCTGGACGACCCGACGAACAAGATCGCCGTGCTCGCCACGCCGGCGTCGCAGCTCCGGGTAGGCGACTTCGTCATCTGCACGCCGGGCGACGTGATTCCCGGCGACGGCGAGGTCGTGGAAGGCGTGGCGTCGGTGGACGAGTCGGCGATCACCGGCGAGTCGGCCCCCGTCATCCGCGAGTCGGGCGGCGACCGCTCCGCCGTCACCGGCGGCACGAAGGTCCTGTCCGACTACCTGATCATCCGGATCACCGCCAACCAGGGCGAGACCTTCCTCGACCGCATGATCGCGCTCGTCGAGGGCGCCATGCGGCAGAAGACGCCGAACGAGATCGCGCTCACGATCCTGCTGTCGGGACTCACGATCGTCTTCCTGCTCGCCGTCGCGACGCTGGCACCCTTCGCCGCGTACAGCGGCACCACGGTGTCCATGCCGGTCCTCATCTCGCTGCTCGTCTGTCTCATCCCGACGACGATCGGCGGCCTGCTCTCGGCGATCGGCATCGCCGGGATGGACCGGCTCATCCAACAGAACGTGATCGCGATGAGTGGCCGTTCGGTGGAGGCCGCCGGCGACGTCAACACCCTTCTGCTCGACAAGACGGGCACGATCACGCTCGGCAACCGCCAGGCGGTGGAGTTCCTCCCGGTATTCGGCGTGACCGTGGAGCATCTCGCCGATCGCGCGCAGCTCGCCTCGCTCCCCGACGAGACTCCCGAGGGCCGCAG
- the kdpA gene encoding potassium-transporting ATPase subunit KdpA yields MTANGWIQIAFYAVALLLVTKPIGVYLVKVYDGSLHWLGPVERLLYRLGGVDPDEDQHWTRYAASMLIFSLATMLLTYLVLRVQQWLPLNPQHLPNVVDRQAFETAASFTTNTNWQSYSGETTMSYFSQMTQLAFHNFASAAVGVALAIAFTRGIARHSAGRLGNFWVDLVRGTLYVFLPASFLFALLLVQQGAIQNFAHYVTVTTVEGAKQVLAMGPVASQEAIKQLGTNGGGFFNANSAHPFENPTPWTNFWQMFTIFLVPAGLTYAFGRMVKNQKHGWALWAAMFVLFMAGTTTAYWAEARGNPIHRQLGVNTVASTTNPGGNMEGKEVRFGIANSALFATITTDASCGAVNAMHDSFTPIGGLVPLTNILLGEVVFGGVGAGLYGMLVMVVLTVFIAGLMVGRTPEYLGKKIQAREVQMAMLYALVFAAAILVNTAVAASVKAGLAGLNNAGPHGLSEILYAYASTAGNNGSAFAGLTGGSYFYNTTLGLNTLVGRFAMIVPMLALAGFLSEKKAAPESTASFPVTTPLFVILLIGVIVIVGALTFFPALSLGPIVEHFLMRAGRLF; encoded by the coding sequence ATGACCGCCAACGGTTGGATTCAGATCGCGTTCTACGCGGTGGCGCTGCTGCTCGTGACCAAGCCGATCGGGGTCTATCTGGTCAAGGTCTACGACGGGTCGCTCCACTGGCTCGGCCCGGTGGAGCGGCTGCTCTATCGTCTGGGCGGCGTCGACCCGGACGAGGACCAGCACTGGACGCGCTACGCCGCGTCGATGCTGATCTTCAGTCTGGCGACGATGCTGCTCACGTACCTCGTGCTGCGGGTCCAGCAGTGGCTGCCGCTCAACCCGCAGCACCTGCCCAACGTGGTGGACCGCCAGGCCTTCGAGACGGCGGCGTCGTTCACGACGAACACCAACTGGCAGTCGTACAGCGGGGAGACGACGATGTCGTACTTCTCGCAGATGACCCAGCTCGCCTTCCACAACTTCGCGTCGGCGGCCGTCGGCGTCGCCCTCGCCATCGCCTTCACGCGGGGCATCGCGCGCCACAGCGCGGGCAGGCTCGGCAACTTCTGGGTCGATCTCGTGCGCGGCACGCTGTACGTCTTCCTGCCGGCGTCGTTCCTGTTCGCGCTGCTGCTCGTCCAGCAGGGCGCGATCCAGAACTTCGCGCACTACGTGACCGTCACGACGGTCGAGGGCGCGAAACAAGTCCTCGCCATGGGGCCGGTGGCCAGCCAGGAGGCCATCAAGCAGCTCGGCACGAACGGTGGCGGATTCTTCAACGCCAACTCGGCGCATCCGTTCGAGAATCCCACGCCGTGGACCAACTTCTGGCAGATGTTCACGATCTTCCTCGTTCCCGCCGGCCTGACCTACGCGTTCGGCCGCATGGTGAAGAACCAGAAGCACGGGTGGGCGCTCTGGGCCGCGATGTTCGTGCTGTTCATGGCCGGGACGACCACCGCGTACTGGGCGGAAGCGCGCGGGAACCCCATCCACCGGCAGCTCGGCGTGAACACGGTGGCGTCGACAACCAACCCCGGCGGCAACATGGAGGGCAAGGAGGTCCGATTCGGCATCGCGAATTCGGCGCTGTTCGCCACGATCACCACCGACGCGTCGTGCGGCGCCGTGAACGCCATGCACGACTCGTTCACGCCGATCGGCGGGTTGGTCCCGCTGACGAACATCCTGCTCGGCGAGGTGGTGTTCGGCGGGGTGGGGGCCGGCCTCTACGGCATGCTCGTGATGGTCGTGCTCACGGTGTTCATCGCCGGACTCATGGTGGGACGCACGCCGGAGTACCTGGGCAAGAAGATCCAGGCGCGGGAAGTACAGATGGCGATGCTCTATGCCCTGGTGTTCGCTGCCGCGATTCTGGTGAACACCGCCGTGGCGGCGTCCGTGAAGGCGGGGCTGGCCGGACTGAACAACGCCGGGCCGCACGGGCTTTCCGAAATCCTGTACGCGTACGCGTCCACGGCCGGCAACAACGGCAGCGCGTTCGCCGGCCTCACCGGCGGCAGCTACTTCTACAACACGACCCTGGGGCTGAACACGCTGGTCGGCCGGTTCGCGATGATCGTACCGATGCTCGCCCTGGCGGGGTTCCTCTCCGAGAAGAAAGCGGCGCCGGAATCGACGGCGTCCTTCCCGGTCACGACGCCGCTGTTCGTCATCCTCCTCATCGGCGTCATCGTGATCGTCGGTGCCCTCACGTTCTTTCCCGCGCTCTCGCTCGGCCCGATCGTCGAGCACTTCCTGATGCGCGCGGGGAGGCTCTTCTAA
- the kdpF gene encoding K(+)-transporting ATPase subunit F codes for MTTDNVVGAIVAALLLVYLIYTLLRPEKF; via the coding sequence GTGACGACCGACAACGTGGTCGGCGCGATCGTCGCCGCGCTGCTCCTGGTGTACCTGATCTACACGCTCCTCCGGCCGGAGAAGTTCTGA
- a CDS encoding ATP-binding protein, whose translation MRRWAWPLSFLALAAVSAGLFLVRSHVDKAHVALLFLLVVLGGSAAGGRVLGIALSAVAFLIFDFAFLPPYYTLVIQDPLDWLVLVAFLVTGIVAAQLLARAEDRAETARQRSVEVERLAVLGAETLNVGRAEDALTAIARVIQATLEVACCEIFVARLPGPTYSRAGAAGTCGGAADVDPAGLAAWVAQAGAPATERADRTTRIAPLAPAPGESWSQLPLWPIGDDVRALLVPLGVRGRTVGVLRISSDAPFTLDPAKRQFLDALAYYAALAVERTRLSAEADRAEAFRQAGQLKDALLAAVSHDLRTPLTSIKALAHRLAERGTEEAVSIEAEADRLNRMVADLLDLSRLNAGSLPLRIELNVADEIVGAAVRSVTAARGARAVAVHAEAAGPIGVVCDTVQAVRVLVNLLENALKYSPQDSPVDLDVRRAGDRVQFAVADRGPGIPEDERERVFTAFYRPPGSPPDVGGVGLGLAIARRLAEAQGGDVRLAPRPGGGSVFTFDLPAADVPALIAPAG comes from the coding sequence ATGCGACGCTGGGCGTGGCCCCTGTCGTTCCTCGCGCTCGCGGCCGTGAGCGCCGGGCTGTTCCTCGTGCGCAGCCACGTGGACAAGGCGCACGTCGCCCTGCTCTTCCTGCTCGTGGTCCTCGGCGGGAGCGCGGCGGGCGGCCGAGTCCTCGGCATCGCGCTCTCGGCCGTGGCCTTCCTCATCTTCGATTTCGCGTTTCTCCCGCCGTATTACACGCTGGTCATCCAGGATCCGCTGGACTGGCTGGTGCTAGTGGCCTTTCTCGTCACGGGAATCGTGGCGGCGCAGCTGCTCGCGCGCGCCGAGGATCGCGCCGAGACGGCACGCCAACGTTCCGTGGAAGTGGAACGCCTGGCCGTGCTCGGCGCCGAGACGCTGAACGTGGGCCGCGCCGAGGACGCGCTCACCGCGATCGCGCGCGTGATACAGGCCACCCTCGAGGTGGCCTGCTGCGAGATCTTCGTGGCGCGGCTCCCCGGTCCGACGTATTCGCGGGCTGGCGCGGCCGGCACGTGCGGCGGCGCCGCGGACGTCGATCCGGCCGGCCTGGCGGCGTGGGTCGCGCAAGCCGGAGCGCCGGCCACCGAACGCGCGGATCGCACCACGCGCATCGCCCCGCTCGCGCCGGCGCCCGGCGAGAGCTGGAGCCAGCTTCCGCTCTGGCCGATCGGCGACGACGTGCGCGCGCTCCTCGTGCCACTCGGCGTTCGTGGGCGCACCGTGGGCGTGCTTCGCATCTCCAGCGACGCGCCGTTCACGCTCGATCCGGCCAAACGCCAATTCCTCGACGCGCTCGCCTACTACGCCGCGCTGGCGGTGGAGCGCACTCGCCTCTCGGCCGAAGCAGACCGGGCCGAAGCGTTCCGCCAGGCGGGACAGCTCAAGGACGCGCTGCTGGCCGCCGTATCGCACGACCTGCGCACGCCCCTCACGTCCATCAAGGCGCTGGCCCACCGGCTCGCCGAGCGAGGGACCGAAGAGGCCGTGTCCATCGAAGCGGAAGCGGACCGCCTGAATCGCATGGTCGCCGACCTGCTCGACCTGTCGCGCCTCAACGCCGGCTCGTTGCCGCTGCGCATCGAACTCAACGTGGCCGACGAGATCGTCGGTGCGGCGGTGCGGAGCGTGACCGCCGCCCGCGGCGCGCGCGCCGTGGCCGTCCACGCCGAAGCAGCCGGCCCGATCGGCGTGGTGTGCGACACGGTGCAGGCCGTGCGCGTCCTCGTGAACCTGCTGGAAAACGCGCTCAAGTACTCGCCCCAGGATTCGCCGGTGGATCTGGACGTGCGGCGCGCCGGTGACCGGGTGCAGTTCGCCGTGGCCGACCGCGGGCCGGGCATCCCCGAGGACGAGCGCGAGCGGGTGTTCACCGCCTTCTACCGGCCTCCGGGCAGCCCCCCCGACGTGGGCGGCGTGGGGCTCGGGCTCGCGATCGCCCGCCGCCTGGCGGAAGCGCAGGGGGGCGACGTCCGCCTGGCGCCGCGTCCCGGCGGCGGCAGCGTGTTCACCTTCGATCTCCCGGCCGCGGACGTCCCCGCACTGATCGCCCCGGCCGGCTGA
- a CDS encoding response regulator transcription factor has product MPTTSRQTLLVVDDEPKIRTAVCDAVALDVARCVEASTGVEAIAAAQREHPDVIVLDLGLPDRDGVEVCRRLREFTQAPILVLSARHSESEKARLLDAGADDYVTKPFGTVEFRARIRAQLRRARRPAPPRGPLAIGPFTIDVERRSASRGAAAVHLSPTEWQLLQVLAANAGRTMTHAQLFRAVWGSSDGDPQQYLRVYMAHLRRKLEADPYTPRHFVTEPGVGYRFEIDPVDAG; this is encoded by the coding sequence ATGCCCACGACGTCCCGGCAAACGCTGCTCGTAGTGGACGACGAGCCCAAAATCCGCACCGCCGTCTGCGACGCCGTCGCGCTCGACGTGGCACGGTGCGTTGAAGCGTCCACGGGCGTCGAAGCGATAGCCGCTGCGCAACGCGAACATCCCGACGTCATCGTCCTCGACCTCGGCCTCCCCGATCGCGACGGCGTCGAGGTCTGCCGCCGGCTGCGCGAGTTCACGCAGGCCCCGATCCTCGTGCTGTCGGCCCGCCATTCGGAGAGCGAAAAGGCGCGGCTCCTCGACGCCGGCGCCGACGACTACGTGACCAAGCCGTTCGGCACGGTGGAATTCCGGGCCCGCATCCGCGCCCAGCTCCGCCGCGCTCGGCGCCCGGCTCCGCCGCGCGGGCCACTGGCCATCGGCCCGTTCACGATCGACGTCGAGCGCCGCTCGGCCTCGCGCGGCGCCGCGGCCGTGCACCTCAGTCCCACCGAGTGGCAGCTGCTGCAGGTGCTCGCCGCCAACGCCGGCCGGACGATGACCCATGCCCAGCTCTTCCGCGCCGTCTGGGGGTCGTCGGACGGCGACCCACAGCAGTACCTGCGCGTGTACATGGCCCATCTGCGCCGCAAGCTCGAAGCCGATCCGTACACGCCACGCCACTTCGTGACCGAACCGGGCGTGGGCTATCGCTTCGAGATCGACCCCGTCGATGCCGGATAA
- the crcB gene encoding fluoride efflux transporter CrcB translates to MRFLINVGYVAVGAAIGGALRYIATVFIQGRAGPAFPVATLIINVTGSLLLGFLVAYLAETSAVRPELGLLLTSGVCGGYTTFSTFSYETFALLRDGEYNRAAAYVLLSVGASLVAMFAGFAAAHGAIHLQRGGA, encoded by the coding sequence ATGAGATTTCTCATCAATGTCGGGTACGTGGCCGTGGGGGCGGCGATCGGCGGCGCGCTGCGCTACATCGCGACGGTGTTCATCCAGGGGCGCGCCGGCCCGGCCTTTCCCGTGGCCACCCTGATCATCAACGTCACGGGCTCGCTGCTGCTCGGCTTCCTGGTCGCATACCTGGCCGAAACCTCGGCCGTGCGGCCGGAATTGGGGCTGCTGCTCACCTCGGGCGTGTGTGGCGGGTACACCACGTTCTCGACGTTCAGCTACGAGACGTTCGCGCTGCTGCGCGACGGCGAGTACAATCGAGCGGCGGCGTACGTGCTCTTGAGCGTCGGCGCGTCGCTGGTAGCGATGTTCGCGGGGTTCGCGGCGGCCCATGGCGCCATCCACCTGCAGCGCGGAGGAGCGTGA
- a CDS encoding DUF190 domain-containing protein yields MADHQAGSITHGFKGERMLMRVHIGESDKYEGKPLYQQIVELLRKRHYAGCTVFRGIMGFGATAHLHTDRFLELSSDLPIVVECVDTPERIEEILPELDDMIGGGLITLERARVIMYRGNVPPDRRTGSWSIDLGEG; encoded by the coding sequence ATGGCAGACCACCAGGCCGGCAGCATCACCCACGGCTTCAAGGGCGAGCGCATGCTGATGCGCGTGCATATCGGCGAGAGCGACAAGTACGAGGGCAAGCCGCTCTATCAGCAGATCGTAGAACTGTTGCGCAAGCGCCATTACGCCGGGTGCACCGTGTTTCGCGGGATCATGGGATTCGGCGCCACCGCGCACCTGCACACCGACCGGTTCCTCGAATTGTCCAGCGACCTGCCGATCGTCGTCGAATGCGTGGACACGCCGGAGCGCATCGAGGAGATCCTCCCGGAGCTGGACGACATGATCGGGGGCGGGCTCATCACGCTGGAGCGCGCCAGGGTGATCATGTATCGTGGCAACGTGCCTCCCGACCGGCGTACGGGGAGCTGGTCGATCGACCTCGGAGAGGGCTGA
- a CDS encoding sulfurtransferase, with product MSTATIADQAILAREYAHPESLVSTAWLAEHLNDPALRIIESDEDVLLYDTGHIPGAQKVDWHLDLNDPLVRDYIDRDRFQALARRLGIDETTPVVFYGDKSNWWACYALWVFQLFGFTNGRILDGGRIKWELEGRPLVTDVPVHPSTTYTPPARRDERIRAFMDDVKRHVAAHRQLVDVRSPDEYTGKKLHMADYPQEGALRGGHIPRAKSVPWARAANADGTFKTADELRAIYEREQGLTPTDDVIAYCRIGERSSHTWFVLTYLLGFEKVRNYDGSWTEWGNAVQAPIER from the coding sequence ATGAGTACCGCGACGATCGCCGACCAGGCCATTCTTGCCAGGGAATACGCGCACCCCGAGTCGCTGGTGAGCACCGCATGGCTGGCCGAACACCTGAACGATCCGGCCCTGCGCATCATCGAGAGCGACGAGGACGTGCTGTTGTACGACACGGGGCACATCCCGGGGGCCCAGAAGGTGGATTGGCACCTGGACCTCAACGATCCTCTGGTGCGCGACTACATCGACCGCGATCGGTTCCAGGCGCTCGCACGCCGGTTGGGGATCGACGAGACGACGCCGGTGGTGTTCTACGGCGACAAGAGCAACTGGTGGGCCTGCTACGCGCTGTGGGTGTTCCAGCTGTTTGGATTCACGAACGGGCGCATTCTCGACGGCGGCCGCATCAAGTGGGAGCTGGAGGGGCGGCCGCTGGTGACCGACGTTCCCGTCCATCCATCCACGACGTACACGCCGCCGGCGCGCCGCGACGAGCGCATTCGTGCATTCATGGACGACGTGAAACGGCACGTGGCCGCCCATCGCCAACTCGTGGACGTGCGCTCCCCGGACGAGTACACCGGCAAGAAACTGCACATGGCCGACTACCCGCAAGAGGGCGCGCTGCGCGGCGGGCACATTCCCCGAGCGAAGAGCGTCCCCTGGGCCCGCGCGGCGAACGCGGACGGCACGTTCAAAACAGCCGACGAACTCCGCGCGATCTACGAACGCGAGCAGGGGCTCACGCCCACCGACGACGTCATCGCCTACTGCCGCATCGGCGAGCGCTCGTCGCACACCTGGTTCGTGCTCACCTACCTGCTGGGGTTCGAGAAGGTGCGCAACTACGACGGCAGCTGGACGGAGTGGGGGAACGCGGTGCAGGCGCCGATAGAACGGTAG
- a CDS encoding amidase family protein, with amino-acid sequence MRLFRSGTAARGCLALAAMAFGAARLAAQASPAPAAARPFDVVEASIADVHAALRSGAITCRGLVQAYLDRITAYDKNGPAINAIILVNPDALAVADSLDAVATRGAAAGSLFCIPIIVKDNYDTKGLQTTGGSLAFKGFAPDRDAFVVARLRAAGAIVLAKSNMAELAFSPYETVSSILPGYTRNPYELDRVTAGSSGGTAAAVASSMGVVGLGTDTGNSIRGPSSHQALVGIRPTMGLTSRSGVVPLFLGADVTGPMARTVADAVAVLQVMAGPDPGDPVTLASRGHVSADYASALVPDGLRGRRIGVLHQAYDTPTLDPEIARLFAAALDDLRRQGATIIDPVAVPDLTAIRRLQTAGCNTFKRDFNAYLASLSPTPPVKTLAELIRTREYHPSIEVRLKDAEAVEDTAANNPGCTSQEAMRARLRTAVTQLLDSMHLDAMVYPTWSNPPRLIGDLNTPAGDNNQFFSPSTGFPAITVPMGYTHGGVLPAGLQFFGRAWDERTLITLAYGYEQATHRRRPPPTTPPLRPTAGE; translated from the coding sequence ATGAGACTATTCAGAAGCGGTACGGCGGCGCGCGGCTGCCTCGCACTGGCCGCCATGGCCTTCGGCGCGGCCCGGCTCGCCGCGCAGGCCTCCCCGGCGCCCGCGGCTGCACGACCGTTCGACGTCGTGGAGGCGAGCATCGCCGACGTCCACGCGGCCCTGCGCAGCGGCGCAATCACCTGCCGCGGCCTCGTGCAGGCGTATCTCGATCGCATTACCGCCTACGACAAGAACGGACCGGCGATCAACGCCATCATCCTCGTGAACCCCGACGCGCTCGCCGTGGCCGACAGCCTCGACGCCGTGGCCACGCGCGGGGCCGCCGCAGGATCCTTGTTCTGCATCCCAATCATCGTGAAGGACAACTACGACACGAAGGGGCTTCAGACCACTGGTGGGTCGCTCGCCTTCAAGGGGTTCGCCCCCGATCGCGACGCGTTCGTCGTGGCCCGGCTGCGCGCCGCGGGCGCGATCGTGCTCGCCAAGTCGAACATGGCCGAACTGGCGTTCAGCCCCTACGAGACCGTCAGTTCCATTCTCCCCGGCTACACGCGCAACCCGTACGAGTTGGATCGCGTGACCGCGGGCTCCAGCGGGGGCACCGCGGCGGCGGTGGCGTCGAGCATGGGCGTCGTCGGTCTCGGCACCGACACCGGCAATTCCATTCGCGGACCGTCGTCGCACCAGGCGCTCGTCGGAATCCGGCCCACGATGGGACTCACCAGCCGGTCGGGAGTGGTGCCGCTGTTCCTCGGCGCCGATGTCACGGGACCGATGGCGCGCACCGTGGCCGATGCGGTTGCCGTGCTGCAGGTGATGGCCGGACCCGACCCGGGCGATCCGGTCACGCTCGCCAGCCGCGGCCACGTGAGCGCCGACTATGCGTCGGCGCTGGTGCCGGACGGGCTTCGCGGCAGGCGCATCGGCGTGCTGCACCAGGCGTACGACACGCCCACGCTCGATCCCGAGATCGCCCGGCTGTTCGCCGCGGCGCTGGACGACCTGCGGCGCCAGGGCGCGACGATCATCGATCCCGTGGCGGTGCCCGACCTGACCGCCATCCGCCGCCTGCAGACGGCCGGGTGCAATACGTTCAAGCGCGATTTCAATGCCTACCTGGCCTCGCTCAGCCCGACTCCACCGGTCAAGACGTTGGCCGAGCTGATCCGGACGCGAGAGTACCATCCCTCGATCGAGGTGCGGCTCAAGGATGCCGAAGCCGTGGAAGACACCGCGGCCAACAACCCCGGATGTACGAGCCAGGAGGCCATGCGGGCGCGGCTCCGGACCGCCGTCACGCAGCTGCTCGACTCCATGCACCTGGACGCGATGGTCTATCCCACCTGGAGCAACCCGCCGCGGCTGATCGGCGATCTCAACACGCCGGCCGGCGACAACAACCAGTTCTTCTCACCGAGCACGGGGTTCCCGGCCATCACCGTGCCCATGGGCTACACGCATGGTGGCGTGCTCCCAGCCGGCCTCCAGTTCTTCGGACGGGCCTGGGATGAGCGTACACTCATCACCCTGGCGTACGGGTACGAGCAGGCCACGCACCGCCGGCGGCCGCCGCCCACCACCCCGCCGCTCCGCCCCACAGCGGGAGAGTAG
- a CDS encoding DUF4129 domain-containing protein, translating to MQDTVAAIAREAAYRRSFTSTLFGRLLSWLGHLWRRTLGLFGTSLDLRGLAIIVAVLLVVTVVVRMFVAARAAAADTERARGRTVAGRPGDPWSDAQRLASEGRFTAAAHALYGALLARLAGRGAVRLHPSKTAGDYARELRRRDSPDQYGFQAFRVRYDRVIYGSGICTADDFSALLREAQPLLERAA from the coding sequence GTGCAGGACACGGTGGCGGCGATCGCCCGCGAGGCGGCGTACCGGCGGTCGTTCACGTCGACCCTCTTCGGGCGTCTGCTCAGCTGGTTGGGGCACCTCTGGCGGAGAACACTCGGGCTGTTCGGGACGTCGCTCGATCTGCGGGGTCTCGCGATCATTGTCGCCGTGTTGCTGGTGGTTACCGTCGTCGTACGGATGTTCGTCGCGGCGCGGGCGGCGGCCGCGGATACCGAACGCGCGCGCGGACGCACGGTGGCCGGCCGCCCCGGCGATCCGTGGAGCGACGCGCAGCGCCTGGCGTCGGAGGGGCGGTTCACGGCGGCCGCGCACGCGCTCTACGGCGCGCTGCTGGCGCGCCTCGCGGGCCGCGGCGCCGTGCGGCTGCACCCTTCGAAGACGGCGGGCGATTACGCGCGCGAGCTGCGCCGCCGCGACTCGCCCGATCAATACGGGTTCCAGGCGTTCCGCGTGCGGTACGATCGCGTCATCTACGGGTCGGGCATCTGCACGGCCGATGACTTCTCAGCGCTGCTCCGTGAAGCGCAGCCGTTGCTGGAGCGCGCGGCGTGA
- a CDS encoding DUF4350 domain-containing protein — MTGGPPVTTAPSRWFARPSVVLLLVAVVVIVVALLTPEPVNGRSGDARLTTYSAQPQGAQLFYELAGRLGWTVARRTTPAVVGDPSTIQAELSPIEPLRALEVHALLDAVRRGGALLVVLSGAAGPLGDSLHVLPGVGGVIKPVRSADTGACPEYSGVAVPLWPAAEERLYTLRWSAPPPNDRVDFVFVSSSAHGTDSLPAVVGFPLGRGRVVVASDPDFLRNDALRVCRYGLSVAAVQALEYVSAGGPAPRRRVVFDEYHQGFGAQPGTMSAITMYLGGTASGHLLLQLLGAGVVLLLAVAPRALAPRDTPRVERRSPLEHVDALARAYAQVGATRTVVTRLVRGVRRRIGLAATRATAGQSDEAFLDWVSREAPDLTADAARVRRGLRAPVSRHELAAVGVALRHIEFSLTRLRS; from the coding sequence GTGACGGGCGGACCTCCGGTTACGACCGCTCCGTCGCGCTGGTTCGCGCGGCCCTCCGTGGTGCTGCTGCTGGTGGCCGTCGTCGTGATCGTCGTGGCCCTGCTCACTCCCGAACCCGTGAACGGGCGCTCCGGCGACGCGCGGCTCACCACCTATTCGGCCCAACCGCAGGGAGCGCAGCTGTTCTACGAGTTGGCCGGCCGCCTGGGCTGGACGGTGGCGCGCCGCACGACGCCGGCCGTGGTGGGCGACCCGTCGACCATCCAGGCCGAACTGTCGCCGATCGAGCCGCTGCGAGCGCTCGAGGTGCACGCGCTGCTCGACGCGGTGCGCCGGGGCGGGGCGCTGCTCGTCGTGCTCTCGGGGGCGGCGGGGCCTCTCGGCGATTCGCTGCACGTCTTGCCCGGCGTCGGCGGCGTGATCAAGCCGGTCCGGTCGGCTGATACCGGCGCCTGCCCCGAGTATTCGGGCGTCGCCGTGCCGCTCTGGCCGGCCGCCGAGGAGCGCCTGTACACGCTGCGCTGGTCCGCTCCGCCGCCGAACGACCGCGTGGACTTCGTGTTCGTCTCCTCGTCTGCGCACGGCACGGACAGCCTGCCCGCGGTGGTGGGGTTCCCGCTCGGCCGGGGACGAGTCGTCGTCGCCTCGGACCCCGACTTCCTGCGCAACGATGCGTTGCGGGTCTGCCGCTACGGGCTGAGCGTGGCCGCGGTGCAGGCGCTGGAATACGTCAGCGCCGGCGGACCGGCTCCGCGGCGCCGCGTGGTGTTCGACGAATACCATCAGGGATTCGGGGCGCAGCCGGGCACGATGTCGGCGATCACGATGTATCTCGGCGGCACGGCGTCGGGGCACCTGCTCCTGCAACTCCTCGGCGCCGGGGTCGTGCTGCTGCTCGCGGTGGCGCCGCGGGCGCTCGCACCGCGCGACACCCCGCGTGTGGAACGACGCTCTCCGCTCGAGCACGTCGACGCGCTGGCGCGCGCCTACGCGCAGGTCGGGGCGACGCGCACGGTGGTGACCCGGTTGGTGCGCGGCGTGCGTCGTCGCATCGGGCTCGCCGCCACACGCGCGACGGCGGGCCAGTCCGACGAGGCATTCCTCGACTGGGTGAGTCGCGAGGCGCCGGATCTCACCGCCGACGCGGCGCGCGTGCGGCGGGGCCTCAGGGCGCCGGTCTCCCGTCACGAGTTGGCGGCGGTCGGCGTGGCCTTGAGGCATATTGAATTTTCTCTTACCAGACTTCGATCATGA